The Salegentibacter mishustinae genomic interval TATTTCGGCTAATCTCAACATCGCGGTAGCATTTGGAATACTGGCCGGTTTAAATAAAAGCGCTGCTCTAATCTTTTCTGGATTGCTATAAGCTTTTGTTACATAATGAGTTTTAGAGTCTTTGAACCTCGAAAGCCAGGTCCCACATCCTCCAAAATCCGGATTATGTTGCAGAAAATATATTTGCTTTTCAAACCTTGTAGGTTCATTGAGATCGTCGCTGTCTGTCCAGGCAATAAATTCACCACGGGCTTCTTGCAAAGCTAGATTGCGGCAATGAGCTATCCCTTTATTCTTTTCAAGATCAATCAGCCTAATTCGTGGGTCTGTATAAGAAGAAATTATTTCTAAGGTATGGTCTAATGACCCATCATTAATTATTAATAATTCAAAATCTTCAAATGTTTGATTAAGAACACTATTAATAGCTTCCCCAATATGCTTCTCTGCATTATATGTAGGCATGGCTACTGTTAAAATAGGATTGCTCATTCGGAAACAAGTATTTCTCTGTCTAATTCTTTCTCAGACTCTTGCAGTTGGAGGTTATTCTCCTCTTGCTCTAAATAGACAGCTTGGTACATATAAAGCACATACACTGTAATAATTAAATAATGATAGTGGTAAGTGGTATACCAGGTTAAACTGGTTAGTAGCATAAACCACAAATAATATTTTAAATATTGAAATTGCTCTGGAAGCGGAATTATAAAACTTTTTATAAAAATAAGGAAGTAGGCCAAAATTGCCAGCACGCCAAACATCACATAAACTGCTATTATCCCCACATCAGATAAGAAGTATTCCTGGCTTACTCCTAAACTATCTACATAAAGACCAAAATTAGAAACTCCAAAATATGGCGCTCCGTTTCCTAGAAGTTGAGTCACCAAATTGGGCGAGAAGTCGCTTAAAAAATACTCTCCAGCCAGAACACGAATATAGTTGGTGCCTAACCTGGCATCACTCCGTGTAGAATCAATTAGTCCCTCAATAATTGGATGATCAACATTCTGTAGGAATATTATAAGTGCAAGAAAAGAACCGAAGATTAGTACTTTTTTGGAGAGACTTATAGACCTTATAGCGTGATATAGATAGATTAAGAGTATTCCAGCTATAAATTGTCTGGTTACCTGCATTACAGGGATTACAATCCCAGCTATAGTTAAGAGAAGCCAAAACCACCTATTTTTTTCCTGGGATGTTAATTTATTAATTGCGATAAAACTGGTTAAAACAAAAACTCCTCCTCCCGGAAATATAATTCTCATAATTCCACGAGATACGAGAAATTCCTCTCCCCATAAAGGCTTTCCAAAAAATACCGTTGGACTATTTATGAACTCAAAAGCATATAAGAAAATATATAGTACTCCATAAATTACAATTATTTTTTCCAGAAGATCTACTGGAAACCTACTATGCAGTAGATAAAAAAAGAACAAGAAAATTAAATAAGGTGCTATTGCTATTAGGCTATCTAATAAACTTTGATCCCAGTATAATCCTGCCATAATTATAGAAATAAACATAGACACCAATAATAGTTGTACGGGAAAGACAAAACCTTTATTGGGTGGAAGTACATAGGGTACAGATATTATTACAGTAATAATTAGTGTTAAGAACAACAAATAATTAAGAATACTGTCGTTTAAAAAACGTGCATCAAAAAATTTAAATGATATTATTACCAGCAGGAAAACAAAGGCTATTTCAAGTTGTCTTCTCATTTAACAAATAAAGGCTTATAAAGTTTAAAAGAATAAGGGAGTAAAAGGCCTAAAACAGCCAGGCATATTATTAGTTTATAAATTAGCGAAATATCTGCAGTTAGGTAAAAGGAAATTATAAATAGACTTATTGCGAGCAACCAAATATGAAGGTCGTATTTGATCTTTATATTCAGGGATTTTTTAAAAGTAAGCCATACATAAATCAAACATGCTCCATAAGAAATCACATAGCCGTAAGAAATACCAAGGGCTCCATATTTACTGCTATAAAAAAGTACAGGTGTACAAATTAGAAAGTAAACAATACTAAATCTTAAAATAAGTTTTTCGCGATTTGCCGCACCTAACACTACTCCCACCAAACTATCTACCGATGTGAAGAACAAATACCACACCTGCATCTGGCAAACCTTTATAGCTGGTGTATAATCATCTGGAAATAATAAAATGACTATCTCTTTAGAAAAAAGAGTAAATATAAAACAGATGAGCATAGACGCCATCATATACACTCCAAAGCCAATGGATAAATAACGATAAAATTTCTCCCTATTTTTGCTCCACATTGCCGATAAATTTGGAAATATGGCACTTAAAGACATTCCTACTACCAGGGAAATTGGACCTAATAATCTTTCTGAGAGATTAAAGTATCCTATTTGAATATTATTGGAGTTTATGTCTAAAAAATTGTTTGCAAGACTGGTTAAAGGCAATAAAATAAGGATCATTGCAAAATAAGGCCAACTTTCTTTAATAATTTGTTTAGAAGAAACCCTAAAGCTCTGAATCTTTCCTTTAAATAATTTATAATACTTAATGAAAGCTAAATAAAGTATTCCCTTTATTAGTGTAATTGAAATATAAAGTAAAAAAATGTAGGTAATACTTATGCCTTTCTCTAGCACAAAGAACACAATCACAAACCATATTACACTGTAAGTAAGATTAATAACCGCCGAGGGCAGCATTTTTTGATTACCGTGAAATATGAGTTCAAATAAATTCGCAAAGCAGCTAAAAAGCGAGAAAATAAAAATTAAAAAAAGATTGTTGAAAGATAAGCTTCCGAAGTAATGATTGTAAACATAGTAGATAAGAGAGAGGGCTATAATGGCTAGCACCCTTAAAATTGCCCCATTCCACAATAAATCATTAGTATGCGATGGGTCTCGGGCAATTGTTCTTATAACAATATTTCTATTTCCTAAATCTCCAATTCTTAACAAGAGCATACCTTGAGCTATTAGGAATGTAAAAAGGCCATAATCATCAGGATTTAAAATACTGGTGATTTTAAGAACCGTAACCAGACTTATTAGTTGAGCTATGATAGTGCCTATGGTTAGATAGGAAAAATTTTTAAACACTATATTACCCAGGATTTTTTTTATCATTTGATAAAACCAAAAATCAACCTTCTAGCTATTATTCTTTAAAGGTTTCTTTAATTAGAAATATTCATTATATACTATTGTTTTAAATCATTGTTTAGCATATGAAGCCATTCTATGTTTTAGATCATAGCCATAGCCGTAATCGGTCTTTATCATCCCACGGTTTTTTAACCCATTAAAAACAATAGAAACATTTTTAAGCGATTGTAAACCCGCAGATTCATCAAGTCTTTTAAGTGACTCCTTAGAAGTATGACCGTGTCTTATAATTAATAAAGTTTTCTCACTAAACTCGGCAATGAGATTTACCTCGGCTAAAATATTTACCGGAGCTGCATCAATTACAACATACTCAAAATCATCAGATAGAGAATCCATTAGGAACTCTAATTTTCCATTCAATAAAATCTCAGTATAATCATCTCCTTTAGCTCCTGTAGCTATTACAAATAAATTTGAATTCACTCCAGAGGGATGTATAATTTCATCGTAAGTTACTTCTCCCTTTAGTAAGCCAATAATTCCATTAGAGCCAGAAAGATTAAATAAATCTGAGGTTTTATGTTTTCTGAAATCCATGTCTACCAGAACCACCTTCTTCCCGGTTTGGGCCAAACTAAAAGCAAGATTAGAACTCACAAAGCTCTTTCCTTCACCTGAAATTCCTGAGGTTACTAATATTCTTTTATTCTCAATATCGCGCCTATATAATCCAAGCCTGGCGCCTAATTGCCTAAACTGTTCAATTAACACAAAGTCCTGTGGTTTAGTAAACCTCCTATTCTTTGAGTTTTTTGAGTGAAACACCTCAGCTATTACAGGGATACTGGTATACTCCTCAATATCTGATCTATATAAAACCTTCCCGCTTAGAATCTCCTTTCCTTTTACGTAGCCAGTACCAACACCCACAGCAAGTAAAATAGCAATTAGGTATGTAAAAAGTGGCTTAGGACTTACCGGATCAATTGAGGCCTCAGCTTTATCGATCATCGCACTATTTTCATTTGTAGGAACATTTGCCAGGGCTGCTTCTTCTCTCTTTTGAAGAAGATATGAGAACAAATTATTCTTAATTGTCTTTCGCCTATTTATTTCCAGGAGTGTTCGTTCCTTTCCAGGGATATTACGCAGAGTCGAATTGAACCTCCTATTATTAGAATTTAAATTAGCTAACCTTGACTGTAAATTCTGCTTCTGGCTTTTTACATTCTCTAATATACTTGGTCTAATTTTAGAAATTTGATTAGAAATAGAAGTTAGAACCGGATTGTTCTCTGCCGTGGTTCTCTTCAATCTTTCATACTCTACCTCAAGATTATATAGCTTCTCTATAAGCTGTGATAAAATTGGATCGCTAATACCAAGAGTTGAAGGAACCATACCTCCTGCGCTACCTTTAGATATTACATAATTTTCCACGTTGTTTAATACCGCTAGCTGAAGTTCAAGTTCTGAAATTTGTTTGTCATTTTCCCCTACATCTTGTAGGTATAATCTCCCCTGTTCACTTAAATCAACAACGCCCTGATTAGACT includes:
- a CDS encoding oligosaccharide flippase family protein yields the protein MFKNFSYLTIGTIIAQLISLVTVLKITSILNPDDYGLFTFLIAQGMLLLRIGDLGNRNIVIRTIARDPSHTNDLLWNGAILRVLAIIALSLIYYVYNHYFGSLSFNNLFLIFIFSLFSCFANLFELIFHGNQKMLPSAVINLTYSVIWFVIVFFVLEKGISITYIFLLYISITLIKGILYLAFIKYYKLFKGKIQSFRVSSKQIIKESWPYFAMILILLPLTSLANNFLDINSNNIQIGYFNLSERLLGPISLVVGMSLSAIFPNLSAMWSKNREKFYRYLSIGFGVYMMASMLICFIFTLFSKEIVILLFPDDYTPAIKVCQMQVWYLFFTSVDSLVGVVLGAANREKLILRFSIVYFLICTPVLFYSSKYGALGISYGYVISYGACLIYVWLTFKKSLNIKIKYDLHIWLLAISLFIISFYLTADISLIYKLIICLAVLGLLLPYSFKLYKPLFVK
- a CDS encoding GumC family protein, producing MKYNSKTGKEDNLFRYIIKTFFPFWPLFLVLVVVCILAAWGYLKYATPIYEASASIMIKDEEKGVDDSKIMESINPFDSKKIVENEIEVLKSRDLMKAVVRDLNLYAPIYEDAGIKTISAYTSSPIKVIVEDPNKISLSEDEPEKHFFKYNANDEKVIFSGKEYSLNEWFEFSAGQTIMFVKNDHVNKKASNPLFFYLLNPKMISSELIDELDISTSNKLSSVVNLTIRDAVPERAENILNRLILEYNRKIIKDQNELAASTMTFIDERIENVEAELDELEYNIQEYKSNQGVVDLSEQGRLYLQDVGENDKQISELELQLAVLNNVENYVISKGSAGGMVPSTLGISDPILSQLIEKLYNLEVEYERLKRTTAENNPVLTSISNQISKIRPSILENVKSQKQNLQSRLANLNSNNRRFNSTLRNIPGKERTLLEINRRKTIKNNLFSYLLQKREEAALANVPTNENSAMIDKAEASIDPVSPKPLFTYLIAILLAVGVGTGYVKGKEILSGKVLYRSDIEEYTSIPVIAEVFHSKNSKNRRFTKPQDFVLIEQFRQLGARLGLYRRDIENKRILVTSGISGEGKSFVSSNLAFSLAQTGKKVVLVDMDFRKHKTSDLFNLSGSNGIIGLLKGEVTYDEIIHPSGVNSNLFVIATGAKGDDYTEILLNGKLEFLMDSLSDDFEYVVIDAAPVNILAEVNLIAEFSEKTLLIIRHGHTSKESLKRLDESAGLQSLKNVSIVFNGLKNRGMIKTDYGYGYDLKHRMASYAKQ